Proteins encoded within one genomic window of Sulfolobales archaeon:
- a CDS encoding CBS domain-containing protein: protein MQSKISSIENFTRRNPYIFKDEIATKARALMRELGLRILVVVESNGRISGVLWRENILAIASSRSNLLVRDLMVEPQLVGFHGDNTLDLVIRMLDNDIWYIPVADSRSEMIYKGVFGFEFFIEKMIRDSEIISILKEVKAIDIMSKKPIYLTPNTYVSTVWKNMIKFRFSGFPVVDEKGVVVGMVTQHDLLRTSIAFQSERGPRKGPKVSTLMSRPPITVRENDRVLDVAEILIKRNIGRVPVVDEKGILKGIIDRSDIVREIIRILR from the coding sequence ATGCAAAGCAAAATCTCTTCTATTGAAAATTTCACGAGAAGAAATCCCTACATATTTAAAGATGAGATTGCTACTAAAGCTAGAGCTCTTATGAGAGAGCTAGGTCTCAGAATTCTGGTTGTAGTCGAGAGTAATGGCAGGATCTCAGGAGTTTTATGGCGTGAGAATATTCTTGCTATTGCATCATCTAGATCTAATCTTCTCGTAAGAGATCTCATGGTAGAGCCTCAGCTAGTAGGTTTTCACGGTGATAACACGCTGGATCTTGTTATTAGAATGCTTGATAATGATATATGGTATATACCTGTAGCTGATTCTAGGAGTGAGATGATCTATAAAGGAGTGTTCGGATTTGAATTCTTTATAGAAAAGATGATAAGAGATTCAGAGATTATCAGCATACTTAAAGAGGTTAAGGCTATTGATATCATGAGTAAAAAACCTATCTACCTGACTCCTAATACCTATGTTTCAACAGTTTGGAAGAATATGATCAAATTCAGGTTCTCAGGTTTTCCAGTTGTGGATGAAAAAGGTGTTGTAGTAGGCATGGTAACACAGCATGATCTGCTTAGAACATCCATAGCATTTCAAAGTGAGAGAGGACCTAGAAAAGGTCCTAAGGTTTCTACTCTAATGAGCAGACCTCCTATAACTGTTAGAGAGAATGATAGGGTTCTAGATGTAGCTGAGATTCTCATCAAAAGAAACATAGGTAGAGTTCCTGTTGTTGATGAGAAAGGTATTTTAAAAGGTATTATAGATAGATCTGATATAGTGAGAGAGATCATAAGGATTCTCAGGTGA
- a CDS encoding CBS domain-containing protein gives MLHRVQRIYDRFRWLRSDGTPNFSQRLSRKPGYARLISKPVKNIYSPNISILKAFEIAYQDRSTVIPLIKIGRKVDSVVSLREFISLLGGSFSTLIEIKHRGFFIETLNRETARSISRRDFPSVGEDSDLREVLETIVLSEGGYVVVLDKDQNLIGLITERDLIRYLREKITGIKVRDVMTENIAFVRYGDKLCDVIREMNILNVRRFPVVRSDGSIAGIVRAIDIVYFIGSHDVFRYLTKGSYDEFCQLPVDLVMKEASIISDDRDIGEASERMLSEDIDYFLVLSEGEIKGIITERDIIYGLAVLS, from the coding sequence ATGTTGCACAGAGTTCAGAGGATTTATGATAGATTTAGATGGCTCAGAAGTGATGGAACTCCTAACTTTAGTCAGAGACTTTCTAGGAAACCTGGTTATGCGAGGCTTATATCAAAGCCTGTTAAAAATATTTACTCACCTAACATAAGTATTCTAAAAGCTTTTGAAATAGCTTATCAGGATAGATCTACAGTGATCCCTCTGATAAAAATAGGTAGAAAAGTTGATTCTGTAGTGTCATTAAGAGAATTCATATCTCTTCTAGGAGGATCTTTCAGCACTCTCATAGAGATCAAACACAGAGGATTTTTCATAGAGACACTCAATAGAGAAACTGCGAGGTCTATCTCAAGAAGAGATTTTCCATCCGTGGGAGAAGACTCTGATCTTAGAGAAGTTCTGGAGACAATAGTCTTAAGCGAGGGTGGTTATGTAGTTGTCCTAGACAAGGATCAAAACCTTATTGGATTAATAACAGAGAGAGACTTGATAAGATATCTTAGAGAAAAGATAACAGGTATTAAAGTTAGAGATGTGATGACCGAGAACATAGCTTTTGTGAGGTACGGTGATAAGCTCTGTGATGTTATTAGAGAGATGAATATATTAAATGTCAGAAGATTTCCTGTTGTAAGGAGTGATGGAAGCATCGCAGGTATTGTGAGAGCTATCGATATAGTTTATTTCATAGGATCTCACGATGTTTTCAGATATCTAACAAAAGGCTCATATGATGAGTTCTGCCAGCTTCCAGTAGATCTTGTGATGAAAGAGGCTAGCATTATATCAGATGATAGAGATATAGGAGAAGCTTCAGAGAGAATGCTCAGCGAAGATATAGACTACTTTCTTGTGCTCTCAGAGGGGGAGATTAAAGGGATTATAACTGAGAGAGATATAATATATGGTTTAGCAGTGCTCTCGTAG
- a CDS encoding CBS domain-containing protein: protein MVSKVERYMSSPVISVYASDNVARARNLMLRHKISRLVVIDSSGKPVGIISRSDIIRFFLNKKKAVRPLEEVLVEEIMSKPLITIPPSASLKKASEIMLKKNISSLPVVSVEKGLIGILTATDLVRAFRDLGSGKARVLDYMRRDPLRVSRGHSIFYVIELMKADPDRKIIVVEDQKPIGIITESDLAFIEPRSISESRESYIKKKGYTARGFIGVVRDYIIPTAEDLMTPNPITITEEEDLSKASDTMVRNKISSLPVVDSGGNLTGLISKRGVLKAIIDLL, encoded by the coding sequence ATGGTTTCTAAAGTTGAGAGGTATATGAGCTCACCTGTTATATCTGTTTATGCCTCGGATAATGTTGCTAGAGCTAGAAATCTTATGTTGAGACATAAGATAAGCAGGCTCGTAGTTATAGATAGCTCTGGGAAGCCTGTGGGGATTATCTCTAGATCTGATATAATAAGATTCTTTCTTAACAAGAAGAAAGCGGTTAGACCTCTCGAAGAGGTTCTAGTTGAAGAGATCATGAGCAAACCTCTTATAACTATACCACCATCAGCTTCTCTGAAGAAAGCTTCAGAGATCATGTTGAAGAAAAATATAAGCAGTCTTCCTGTGGTGTCAGTGGAAAAAGGCTTGATAGGAATTCTCACAGCAACAGATCTTGTAAGAGCATTTAGAGATCTGGGTTCCGGCAAAGCTAGAGTTCTAGATTATATGAGAAGAGATCCTCTGAGAGTATCTCGAGGACACTCGATATTCTACGTAATAGAATTAATGAAAGCAGATCCCGATAGAAAGATCATTGTAGTAGAAGATCAGAAACCTATAGGAATTATAACAGAGAGTGATCTAGCATTTATAGAGCCTAGATCTATTTCAGAGTCTCGAGAAAGCTATATAAAGAAAAAAGGATATACAGCTAGAGGCTTCATTGGTGTTGTAAGAGATTATATAATACCAACAGCAGAGGATCTCATGACGCCAAATCCTATCACAATAACCGAGGAAGAAGATCTGAGTAAAGCTTCTGATACTATGGTTAGAAATAAGATAAGCTCTCTACCAGTAGTTGATTCTGGTGGGAATCTAACTGGATTGATCTCGAAGAGAGGAGTTCTGAAAGCAATTATAGATCTTCTTTAG